One genomic region from Anabaena sp. PCC 7108 encodes:
- a CDS encoding cupin domain-containing protein → MQATCCVIPVIKSPKDYQAYRISPRDSNRLAIIFDSTTANTSLTCCIEIFDVGGQTPANRHQWALEMFFILKGEGVAICDGKTVAIKSGDSLLVPPTGTHLIKNTGANRLYTLTIMVPNEDFSELIRSGIPVELDAEDMAVLGRVDPFKFV, encoded by the coding sequence ATGCAAGCTACTTGTTGTGTGATTCCGGTTATTAAATCTCCCAAAGATTATCAAGCATACCGCATCAGCCCCCGTGACTCTAATCGATTAGCAATTATCTTTGATTCCACAACTGCTAATACTTCTTTAACCTGTTGTATAGAAATATTTGATGTCGGTGGACAAACGCCAGCAAATCGTCATCAATGGGCATTAGAAATGTTTTTTATTCTCAAAGGAGAAGGAGTTGCTATTTGTGACGGTAAAACAGTAGCAATCAAATCTGGAGACAGTTTATTAGTACCGCCTACAGGCACGCATTTGATTAAAAATACGGGTGCAAATCGTCTTTATACACTGACAATTATGGTTCCCAATGAAGATTTTTCAGAACTAATTCGCAGTGGTATTCCCGTAGAATTAGATGCAGAAGATATGGCTGTTTTGGGGAGAGTAGATCCTTTTAAATTTGTTTAG
- a CDS encoding cysteine hydrolase family protein, with protein sequence MNLPVRTLGIAPNAWNVNQDFADITRPQKNPQFVILSTETKTLRLDLAKTAIIIIDMQNDFCHPDGWLAHIGVDVTPASQPIEPLQKLLPQLRAANVPVIWLNWGNRPDLLNISAALLHVYNPTGDGVGLGHPLPSNGEKVLMAGSWAAAVVDELQQLPDDISVDKYRMSGFWDTSLDSILRNLGITTILFAGVNADQCVLTTLCDANFLGYDCILVKDCTATTSPEYCWLATLYNVNQCFGFVTDSTAISTTLNNTSSQ encoded by the coding sequence ATGAATTTACCCGTTCGGACTTTAGGAATTGCACCAAATGCTTGGAATGTGAATCAAGATTTTGCAGATATTACTCGTCCGCAAAAAAACCCACAATTCGTTATTTTATCAACAGAAACCAAAACCCTGCGCCTAGATTTAGCAAAAACCGCCATTATCATTATTGATATGCAAAACGATTTTTGTCATCCTGATGGTTGGTTGGCGCATATCGGCGTAGATGTCACCCCAGCCAGTCAACCTATTGAACCGTTACAAAAATTATTACCACAACTACGGGCGGCCAATGTGCCTGTAATTTGGCTAAATTGGGGAAATCGTCCTGATTTATTGAATATTAGTGCGGCTTTACTCCATGTCTATAATCCCACAGGTGATGGTGTAGGATTGGGACATCCTCTGCCCAGCAATGGAGAAAAAGTACTCATGGCGGGAAGTTGGGCGGCTGCGGTAGTAGACGAACTCCAGCAGCTACCTGATGACATTAGTGTCGATAAGTATCGCATGAGTGGCTTTTGGGATACGTCCTTAGATAGTATTTTGCGGAATTTAGGAATAACGACAATATTATTTGCAGGTGTCAATGCTGACCAATGTGTTTTAACAACATTATGTGATGCCAACTTTTTAGGATATGATTGCATTTTAGTCAAAGACTGTACTGCTACAACCTCCCCTGAATATTGTTGGTTAGCTACATTATATAATGTCAACCAATGCTTTGGTTTTGTCACAGATTCAACAGCAATTTCTACAACTTTGAATAACACCAGTTCTCAATAG
- a CDS encoding amidohydrolase yields MNFTIKNAVIPITNGYTTVDVQVINGIISAIATDLDVIGTKINGEHKLLLPGFVNAHTHSSEHWQRGVIPPLPLELWLAHLYEFAPLDTEQVYLSALGTAVETLLSGGTSVVDHLVLIPGKELETIATSVRAYQEIGIRAFVAPLIQDESLNASIPSGEFSQIHEPYFRSTGSTLAIIEEAVRLFHRPEEGITILVAPTGIQLCTDALFTGCIELSNRYNLCRHSHLLETKAQKKLAQEKYGCSAVEHLQTIGFLSASTSLAHCVWLTDADINILAQTQSTVVHNPLSNLRLGSGIAPILKYRQSGVNVTFGCDGASSNDSQDLLEAIKMGSILHNVTDFDYQFWITPREAVEMASLGGAKGLNIDAKIGSLTVGKQADLVLYDLTNLSLLPRTDPIGLLVLGRPNNVVDSAWVNGKQIIANGAVTTINVDELRQELFNRSQWETTQKSESVVQMEGRYRQVMGL; encoded by the coding sequence ATGAACTTTACTATCAAAAATGCTGTAATTCCTATTACAAATGGTTACACAACTGTAGATGTTCAAGTTATCAATGGTATCATCTCCGCCATTGCAACCGATTTAGATGTGATTGGTACAAAAATTAACGGTGAACATAAATTATTATTGCCTGGTTTTGTTAACGCCCACACCCATTCTTCCGAACATTGGCAACGGGGAGTAATTCCACCTTTACCGTTAGAATTATGGTTAGCACACCTGTATGAGTTTGCCCCTTTGGATACGGAACAGGTTTATCTCAGCGCCTTGGGAACGGCGGTAGAAACTTTACTTTCTGGGGGAACGAGTGTAGTTGATCATTTGGTGTTAATTCCCGGAAAAGAATTAGAAACTATCGCTACATCTGTTCGCGCTTATCAAGAAATCGGAATTCGGGCTTTTGTTGCACCTCTAATTCAAGATGAGTCTTTGAATGCAAGTATTCCTTCAGGGGAATTTTCCCAAATTCATGAGCCTTATTTTCGTTCGACTGGGTCAACTTTGGCAATTATTGAAGAAGCGGTAAGGTTGTTTCATCGTCCAGAGGAGGGTATTACTATTTTAGTTGCACCAACGGGGATTCAGTTGTGTACTGATGCTCTATTTACTGGATGTATTGAGTTAAGTAATCGTTACAATCTTTGTCGTCACTCGCACTTACTGGAAACCAAGGCTCAGAAAAAGCTTGCACAAGAAAAATATGGTTGTAGTGCGGTTGAACATTTACAAACTATTGGCTTTTTGAGCGCTAGTACTAGTTTAGCCCATTGTGTTTGGTTAACTGATGCTGATATTAATATTCTTGCCCAAACTCAATCTACTGTCGTTCATAATCCTTTAAGTAATCTGCGTTTAGGTAGTGGTATTGCTCCTATTTTAAAATATCGTCAATCTGGGGTAAATGTAACTTTTGGTTGTGATGGTGCTTCTAGTAATGATTCTCAAGATTTGTTAGAAGCTATTAAAATGGGTTCGATTCTGCACAATGTTACAGATTTTGATTATCAATTTTGGATTACTCCCCGTGAAGCTGTCGAAATGGCTTCTTTAGGTGGGGCAAAGGGACTAAATATAGATGCTAAAATTGGTTCTTTAACTGTAGGTAAACAAGCTGATTTAGTTCTTTATGATTTGACTAATTTATCATTATTACCTCGGACTGATCCTATTGGTTTATTGGTTTTGGGTCGTCCTAACAATGTTGTAGATAGTGCCTGGGTTAATGGTAAACAAATTATTGCTAATGGTGCAGTTACAACTATTAATGTTGATGAATTGCGGCAAGAATTATTTAACCGTAGTCAGTGGGAAACAACTCAAAAATCAGAAAGTGTAGTGCAAATGGAAGGGCGTTATCGTCAAGTTATGGGTTTATAA
- a CDS encoding slipin family protein has product MLPLIIVFILIIFIAGFKLDQEYQRGVIFRLGRIKGVRGPGLYWIIPLIDQKTQVDIRTKTVTIEPQETVTADSVTIKVNAVLYYRITNATLAINKVENYQLAVYQTALTTLRNVVGQNILDDVLQNRDRINTKLQEIVDEITGPWGILIERVETKDVEIPLAMQRAMAKEAEAIREKRARIIKAAAEKEASVQLSEAAQMIMENPAALELRRLQMLTEIGAENNTTTLLMMPSDFIILAKNLSDAIQKQGQNNS; this is encoded by the coding sequence ATGCTACCATTGATTATTGTTTTCATTTTAATCATATTTATAGCTGGTTTTAAGCTAGACCAAGAATATCAGCGTGGTGTTATATTTCGGCTAGGTAGAATTAAGGGTGTTCGTGGTCCTGGTTTATATTGGATTATACCCTTAATTGATCAAAAAACTCAGGTAGACATTCGCACGAAGACGGTGACTATTGAACCTCAAGAAACTGTTACTGCTGATAGTGTCACCATCAAAGTTAATGCTGTTCTCTACTACCGCATTACTAACGCAACTTTAGCCATTAATAAGGTTGAAAACTACCAATTAGCAGTTTATCAAACTGCTTTAACTACCTTGCGTAATGTGGTTGGGCAAAATATATTGGATGATGTTTTACAAAACCGGGATAGGATTAACACAAAACTTCAAGAAATTGTCGATGAAATAACTGGTCCTTGGGGTATTTTAATTGAACGTGTAGAAACTAAAGACGTAGAAATTCCGCTGGCTATGCAACGAGCAATGGCAAAAGAAGCTGAAGCAATTAGAGAAAAACGCGCCCGAATAATTAAGGCGGCGGCAGAAAAAGAAGCTTCGGTACAATTATCTGAAGCGGCACAAATGATTATGGAAAATCCGGCAGCTTTAGAATTAAGACGATTGCAAATGTTAACAGAAATTGGAGCGGAAAATAACACGACGACGCTGTTAATGATGCCTTCAGATTTTATCATCTTGGCAAAAAATTTGTCGGATGCGATTCAGAAACAAGGACAAAATAATTCGTAA
- a CDS encoding family 10 glycosylhydrolase gives MVSTSPSLSDIQNHWAYLFIQGLVQRRILNGYSDGTFRPNNPVTRGEFAAIIGSVFTPTKKREYLSFKDVDETYWAKNAIKKVYETGFLVGYPDQTFRPNDTISRGDVLVSMVNGLEIAAQVAPDLVSKLPQIYQDAPVISSYAINQVAIATRVGWVANYPNIKILNPQMAATRAEVAVMVYQALVYLGKAEKITSDYIVVPTNPNTPNNTIRLNHRREFRGAWVTTVWNSDWPSKPGLPVEQQKAELLEIIKQLQSLNFNALVLQVRPEGDALYSSELEPWSAWITGTQGKAPEPFYDPLEYAIAECHKRNIELHAWFNPYRAKTTIKSGSNVRPHIAVTNPEVVYQWGNQLWMDPGAKIVQDRAYNVIIDVVSRYDLDAIHLDDYFYPYPISGQSFPDSKTYAAYKSNGGTLSLENWRRENVNQMVLRLSQGIKKTKSHVKFGISPFGIYRPGQPAGIVGLDPYNVLYADSKKWLQEGWIDYLAPQLYWRTDQIQQSYEVLLKWWTETNTKQRHIYAGNNIGQLDGKVWKNSEIEKQILLSRNLAGKFSLGNIFFSMSSIKNNRQGIADQFKSYYPIPAIVPSMSWQNNTPPPPPKDIKFENGKLNWQPTDNQPVRSWTLYRQIANNWTIQRILSTGTTFATVQPGTYAVCAVDRLGNESEGLVIIVSG, from the coding sequence ATGGTATCCACTTCTCCCTCATTATCCGATATTCAAAATCATTGGGCGTATTTATTTATTCAGGGTTTAGTTCAGCGTCGCATTCTCAATGGATATAGTGATGGGACTTTTCGCCCTAATAATCCTGTTACTCGTGGTGAGTTTGCGGCTATCATCGGTTCTGTATTTACGCCCACTAAAAAACGGGAATATCTATCTTTTAAAGATGTCGATGAGACATATTGGGCTAAAAATGCCATTAAAAAAGTTTATGAAACTGGATTTCTGGTGGGCTATCCTGATCAAACTTTCCGCCCCAATGATACTATTTCTAGGGGTGATGTCTTAGTCTCTATGGTCAACGGGTTGGAGATTGCTGCTCAGGTAGCACCTGACTTAGTGAGTAAGTTACCACAAATCTATCAAGATGCGCCCGTTATTTCTAGTTATGCTATCAATCAGGTGGCGATCGCAACTCGTGTCGGTTGGGTGGCTAATTATCCCAATATTAAAATACTGAACCCGCAAATGGCTGCTACTCGTGCTGAGGTAGCGGTAATGGTATATCAAGCTTTGGTATATCTGGGGAAAGCAGAAAAAATCACCTCTGACTATATCGTTGTCCCCACAAATCCCAATACACCCAATAATACAATTAGGTTAAATCATCGCCGAGAGTTTCGCGGTGCTTGGGTGACAACAGTGTGGAATAGTGATTGGCCTTCCAAACCAGGACTTCCAGTGGAACAGCAGAAAGCCGAACTATTAGAAATTATCAAACAATTACAATCTCTCAATTTTAACGCCTTAGTTTTGCAGGTACGACCAGAGGGAGATGCTTTATACTCTTCTGAGTTAGAACCTTGGAGTGCATGGATTACAGGGACGCAGGGGAAAGCACCAGAACCATTTTATGATCCTTTAGAATATGCGATCGCAGAATGTCATAAACGCAATATTGAACTTCATGCTTGGTTCAACCCCTACCGCGCCAAAACTACTATCAAAAGTGGTTCTAATGTCCGTCCCCACATAGCAGTCACAAATCCTGAAGTTGTTTATCAATGGGGTAATCAATTATGGATGGACCCAGGCGCAAAAATCGTCCAAGATCGAGCCTACAATGTAATTATCGATGTTGTCAGCCGCTACGATTTAGATGCCATTCATCTAGATGACTATTTTTATCCTTATCCCATATCTGGTCAATCTTTTCCTGATAGCAAAACCTACGCAGCTTATAAATCAAATGGTGGCACACTCAGCCTAGAAAATTGGCGACGGGAAAACGTAAATCAGATGGTGTTGCGTTTATCTCAGGGAATTAAAAAAACTAAGTCTCACGTTAAATTTGGTATTAGTCCCTTTGGCATTTATCGCCCCGGACAACCAGCAGGTATTGTTGGTTTAGATCCCTATAATGTCCTTTATGCTGATTCCAAAAAATGGTTACAAGAAGGTTGGATAGATTATTTAGCCCCCCAACTTTATTGGCGTACTGACCAAATACAACAAAGTTATGAAGTCTTACTAAAATGGTGGACAGAAACTAATACCAAACAACGACATATTTACGCTGGTAATAATATCGGACAACTTGACGGGAAAGTTTGGAAAAATTCAGAAATAGAAAAGCAAATTCTCCTTTCTCGCAACTTGGCTGGAAAGTTTTCTTTGGGAAATATCTTTTTTAGTATGAGTTCTATCAAAAACAATCGCCAAGGTATAGCTGACCAATTTAAGTCTTATTATCCCATACCCGCTATCGTTCCCAGTATGTCCTGGCAAAATAACACTCCACCTCCTCCTCCCAAAGATATCAAATTTGAAAATGGTAAATTAAATTGGCAACCAACTGATAATCAACCTGTGCGTTCTTGGACTCTTTATCGCCAAATTGCAAATAATTGGACAATCCAGCGCATTTTATCTACAGGGACTACCTTTGCTACCGTACAACCCGGAACCTATGCAGTATGTGCAGTGGATAGATTAGGAAATGAGAGTGAGGGTTTGGTAATTATCGTATCCGGTTAA
- a CDS encoding adenylate/guanylate cyclase domain-containing protein — MLTLLKMCLQLFKARLSRYIVTWVFTSIVVIELAILVPSYFRREDELLSKLEDVSDEVFASLIYKIQQGADASEILSITAKKLKPGSVILGGAVYQANGKLVGTFGEKPQISATNLGKAKVFRFRSHDGNRYDVAWSAQMLAEKYILIVRHDSSSVQAELYAFSIRVAGLVLIISIFVTLTTMLTLGVTVIRPILLLRDDLVAAGEAISKDGDDPLFSTLSVQRRDEMSEVIEAFSQMFQRVRQEIRDRQQVEACLRDEKEKSERLLLNILPAEIAQQLKQDQSAIAQRFDEVTILFADIVNFTGLAAHITPIELVNSLNEIFSSFDRLAEFHGLEKIKTIGDAYMVVGGLPTPRSDHALAVAQMALDMQQVITQIKTTTGESFQLRIGINTGSVVAGVIGLKKFSYDLWGDAVNLASRMESHGIVGKIQLSETTYSHIKDDYKLEKRGLIQVKGRGEVTTFLLISRHNS, encoded by the coding sequence ATGTTAACCCTTTTGAAAATGTGCCTACAGCTTTTTAAGGCCAGGTTATCACGATACATTGTTACCTGGGTATTTACCAGTATTGTCGTGATTGAACTAGCAATTCTGGTACCTTCTTATTTTCGGAGGGAAGATGAACTATTATCCAAGTTGGAAGATGTTTCGGATGAAGTTTTTGCTTCCCTTATTTACAAAATTCAGCAAGGTGCAGATGCTTCAGAAATTCTGAGTATTACAGCTAAGAAACTCAAACCTGGATCTGTGATTCTAGGTGGAGCAGTTTATCAAGCTAATGGGAAATTAGTGGGAACATTTGGGGAAAAACCCCAGATTTCTGCAACTAATTTGGGGAAGGCCAAGGTTTTTCGGTTTCGGAGTCACGATGGAAACCGCTATGATGTTGCTTGGTCTGCCCAGATGTTAGCTGAGAAGTATATCCTGATTGTGCGTCATGATTCTTCCTCTGTACAAGCCGAGTTGTATGCTTTTTCAATCAGGGTTGCTGGACTGGTTTTAATCATCTCGATTTTTGTTACCCTAACAACAATGCTGACTCTGGGAGTAACGGTGATTAGGCCGATTTTGTTGCTGCGAGATGATTTGGTAGCTGCGGGGGAAGCGATTAGTAAAGATGGGGATGATCCGCTTTTTTCTACTTTGTCTGTGCAACGTCGGGATGAAATGAGTGAGGTGATCGAGGCATTTAGCCAAATGTTTCAACGGGTAAGACAAGAAATACGCGATCGCCAACAGGTAGAAGCTTGTCTACGGGATGAGAAGGAAAAATCTGAACGCTTGCTGCTGAATATTTTACCTGCGGAGATTGCCCAACAGTTGAAACAGGATCAAAGTGCGATCGCTCAACGATTTGATGAAGTCACTATTCTCTTTGCAGATATTGTCAATTTTACCGGACTAGCGGCGCATATCACACCTATAGAACTTGTTAATTCTCTCAATGAGATTTTTTCTAGCTTTGATAGATTAGCAGAATTTCATGGTTTAGAGAAAATCAAGACAATTGGTGATGCTTATATGGTAGTTGGTGGTTTACCTACACCCCGCTCTGATCATGCCCTTGCTGTTGCTCAAATGGCACTAGATATGCAACAGGTAATTACTCAAATTAAAACGACAACCGGTGAATCTTTTCAATTACGAATTGGGATTAATACTGGTTCTGTAGTTGCTGGGGTAATTGGTTTGAAAAAGTTTAGTTATGATTTATGGGGTGATGCAGTTAATCTAGCTAGTCGAATGGAATCTCATGGCATTGTCGGCAAAATTCAATTATCAGAAACGACTTATTCACACATTAAAGATGATTATAAATTAGAAAAACGGGGATTAATTCAGGTAAAAGGTAGAGGTGAAGTAACTACTTTTCTGTTAATTAGCAGACATAATTCGTAA
- a CDS encoding pentapeptide repeat-containing protein encodes MNTKYRICSIILSLLLWVIIPMTTLVGLTSTALALEYNKEILVEADFSGRDLTDSSFTKANLRQSNFSHANLSGVSFFAANLESANLEGANLTNATLDSARLIKANLTNAVLEGAFAASARFDGAIVDGADFTDVLLRSDEQKKLCKIAKGTNPVTGRDTRDTLFCP; translated from the coding sequence ATGAATACTAAGTATCGGATTTGCTCAATTATACTCAGTTTATTGCTGTGGGTAATCATTCCCATGACAACATTAGTAGGTCTAACATCAACAGCATTGGCACTGGAATACAATAAAGAAATCCTCGTGGAAGCTGATTTTTCAGGACGTGATTTAACAGACTCCAGCTTTACCAAAGCTAATCTCCGTCAGAGTAATTTTAGTCATGCTAACTTGAGCGGTGTTAGCTTTTTTGCAGCGAATCTAGAGTCAGCCAACTTAGAGGGGGCTAATCTTACAAATGCTACCCTTGATTCTGCGCGTCTGATTAAAGCAAATTTAACTAATGCAGTTTTAGAAGGTGCATTTGCAGCCAGTGCCAGATTTGATGGTGCTATAGTTGACGGAGCGGATTTTACTGATGTACTGCTGCGTTCAGATGAGCAAAAAAAATTGTGTAAGATTGCCAAAGGCACTAATCCCGTTACAGGTAGGGATACGCGGGACACGTTATTTTGCCCCTAG
- a CDS encoding YraN family protein — protein sequence MSKSPRSNYPDIGHLGEDLVAQWLQSTGWEVLHRRFCSRWGEIDIIAQYHEQTTTAPNTNNPDSILAFVEVKTRSAGNWDTGGRTAITPQKQAKIWRTAEIFLAEYPEKADYPCRFDVAIVFCQRVLKTHGKVTAIPEAIASLSTNELTLQLQEYIPAAFELSSKTE from the coding sequence ATGTCTAAATCTCCACGATCTAATTATCCAGATATTGGTCATTTAGGAGAAGACCTAGTAGCCCAATGGTTACAATCTACAGGTTGGGAGGTTCTGCACCGCCGCTTTTGTTCTCGCTGGGGAGAAATCGATATTATCGCCCAGTATCACGAGCAAACAACAACCGCCCCAAATACCAACAATCCAGACTCAATCCTAGCATTTGTAGAAGTAAAAACCCGCAGTGCAGGTAATTGGGATACTGGGGGTAGAACCGCTATCACTCCCCAAAAGCAAGCAAAAATCTGGCGCACAGCAGAAATATTTTTGGCTGAATATCCTGAAAAAGCTGATTATCCATGCCGCTTTGATGTGGCTATTGTCTTTTGTCAACGGGTATTAAAAACTCATGGTAAAGTTACTGCTATTCCTGAAGCGATCGCAAGTCTATCCACAAATGAACTCACTTTACAACTGCAAGAATATATTCCAGCTGCTTTTGAGCTAAGTAGTAAGACTGAATAA
- a CDS encoding DUF5895 domain-containing protein, protein MKASAKFDFEDEKFNAPPSQVLPWGLMINPRYGKDGLQSYGLAISQDNAQAIGFQPDDNWQQVDHEFSSGMETVFISTTPRLVIVRRGPLSVKDRETGIKLGTFKDNYDAFLADKLKFKTFTRHLIFLVGEDKKFLHQSPLQLTLSGSPGASFGKNYSEYQQGRAIGGFVAELEKAYAGFQKKPVTPKGPLFHAHGIFCPIIECEERGIEPNTALVASTVDYKHPTVSTLTDYMIASDSPESAIICQAFEEHKEFGKEVIKPEISKVEMAGVTNSYVYADDDEFGYPPY, encoded by the coding sequence ATGAAAGCATCTGCTAAGTTCGACTTTGAAGACGAAAAATTTAACGCCCCACCTTCCCAAGTCCTTCCCTGGGGGTTAATGATCAATCCTCGTTATGGAAAAGATGGGTTACAGAGTTATGGTTTGGCAATTAGCCAAGATAATGCCCAAGCTATTGGTTTTCAACCAGATGATAATTGGCAACAGGTAGACCATGAATTTAGTTCGGGAATGGAAACTGTGTTTATTAGCACTACTCCCCGATTAGTAATTGTGCGTCGTGGTCCATTATCTGTTAAAGACCGAGAAACGGGGATTAAATTGGGTACGTTTAAGGATAATTATGATGCTTTTTTAGCTGATAAACTTAAATTTAAAACCTTTACTCGTCATCTGATTTTTTTAGTAGGTGAAGATAAAAAGTTTTTACATCAATCACCTCTACAATTAACTCTCAGTGGTTCACCTGGAGCTAGTTTTGGTAAAAATTATTCTGAATACCAACAAGGTAGAGCCATCGGTGGTTTTGTGGCGGAATTAGAAAAGGCTTATGCTGGCTTTCAAAAGAAACCCGTGACTCCAAAAGGACCTTTGTTCCATGCTCATGGAATTTTTTGCCCAATCATTGAATGTGAAGAAAGAGGGATTGAACCAAATACGGCTTTGGTGGCTTCAACTGTCGATTACAAACATCCCACAGTCTCAACTTTAACTGATTATATGATTGCCTCAGATTCTCCTGAATCGGCAATTATTTGTCAGGCTTTTGAAGAACACAAAGAATTTGGTAAAGAAGTGATTAAACCAGAAATTTCTAAGGTAGAAATGGCTGGTGTTACCAATTCTTATGTTTATGCCGATGATGATGAATTTGGTTATCCACCGTATTAG
- a CDS encoding murein transglycosylase A has product MRKTLALLSLSLGIAFVNPLWSVVAQVPTTQPITIPTTPEVLPPLQPVNVGTACTSQSCLGWDEQLWGKQGDKQALLTSIDNSLRYLGTNKAATIYADYPIKEITLDRVRRSLVRFRQLVVSSTSATQLQAAVNREFVFYQSVGNDGKGTVKFTAYYEPEYTASRVRTSTYKYPLYRVPADFKDWAKPHPKRVDLEGKDGLKGNKSKLRGLEMLWFRDRFDPYMIQIQGSAQIKLTNGQKTSVGYAGGTDYPWTSIGGELAKDGKLPLSGLTMPKLISFFRQNPREMNNYLPRWERFVFFQETNGTAATGSISVPVTAERSIATDKSLMPPGALALINNSFPYPAGRGKLESRRVSRFVLDQDTGSAIKGPGRVDYFMGTGKLAGDRAGISGGNGSLFYLLLKN; this is encoded by the coding sequence ATGAGAAAAACCCTTGCTTTGCTATCCTTGAGTTTAGGAATTGCCTTTGTAAATCCTCTTTGGTCAGTTGTTGCTCAAGTTCCAACTACACAGCCAATAACAATACCAACTACACCTGAAGTCTTACCACCACTGCAACCAGTCAACGTGGGAACCGCTTGTACCTCCCAAAGTTGCTTGGGTTGGGATGAACAACTTTGGGGTAAACAAGGAGATAAACAAGCTCTGTTAACTTCCATTGATAACAGTTTGCGTTATTTGGGAACAAATAAAGCAGCGACAATATATGCTGATTACCCCATCAAAGAAATTACCCTAGATCGGGTGCGTCGGAGTTTAGTGCGCTTTCGGCAATTGGTTGTCAGTTCTACATCAGCAACCCAACTACAAGCTGCTGTAAATCGGGAGTTTGTTTTTTACCAGTCTGTCGGCAATGATGGCAAGGGTACTGTCAAGTTCACAGCTTATTACGAGCCGGAGTATACCGCCAGCCGTGTCAGAACTTCAACATATAAATATCCCTTGTATCGAGTTCCAGCAGACTTTAAAGACTGGGCTAAACCCCATCCCAAACGGGTTGATTTAGAAGGTAAAGATGGTTTAAAAGGGAATAAAAGCAAGTTGCGTGGGTTAGAAATGCTTTGGTTCCGCGATCGCTTTGATCCTTACATGATTCAAATTCAAGGTTCTGCCCAAATTAAATTAACAAATGGACAAAAAACCTCGGTTGGTTACGCTGGGGGAACTGATTATCCTTGGACTAGTATTGGTGGAGAACTAGCGAAAGATGGTAAATTGCCACTCAGCGGTTTAACCATGCCCAAGTTAATTAGTTTTTTCCGTCAAAATCCCAGGGAGATGAATAATTATCTACCACGTTGGGAAAGATTTGTTTTCTTTCAAGAAACTAACGGTACGGCAGCTACAGGCAGTATTAGCGTCCCTGTAACAGCAGAACGTTCCATTGCCACAGATAAATCCCTCATGCCTCCTGGCGCACTAGCACTGATTAACAACTCATTTCCTTATCCTGCGGGAAGAGGTAAATTAGAGTCTCGGAGAGTTAGCCGTTTTGTCTTAGATCAAGATACCGGCAGTGCGATTAAAGGCCCAGGAAGAGTAGATTATTTCATGGGGACTGGTAAACTAGCAGGCGATCGCGCGGGTATTTCCGGCGGTAACGGTTCACTGTTCTATTTACTACTCAAAAATTAG